One stretch of Corynebacterium auriscanis DNA includes these proteins:
- a CDS encoding esterase/lipase family protein, with protein MTEAARRSIFSYLPDLGHWEESPTYQLSQREPRPVVVVHGTVGGRGNFNRLVPYLRSTYDGRSRRVFSVSYGDNGTRALNGSIEEIEKQLEELHDQTKSPTFDLVAHSQGGLLSLAVASRPRAGRFVHHIVGLGADFRGVRMPWSGRPSADAALRIVDAVAGPAFAQQIVGSPELTAVLHQTATCTVPITQIATKYDRTVPLEAAFALADDSEWTGTPAHPGPLRLVLVQKYYPDLEVAHNMLVRNRKVAGLVKHALEHPPQRTAARQ; from the coding sequence GTGACGGAGGCAGCGCGCCGATCGATTTTCTCCTACCTGCCGGATCTAGGGCATTGGGAAGAGTCGCCGACGTACCAGCTGAGCCAGCGGGAGCCTCGGCCGGTGGTGGTCGTGCACGGCACCGTGGGGGGCCGCGGGAATTTCAACCGTTTGGTCCCGTATCTGCGTTCCACTTACGACGGGCGGTCCCGGCGCGTCTTTAGCGTGAGTTACGGCGACAATGGCACGCGAGCCCTCAACGGTTCCATCGAAGAAATTGAAAAGCAGTTGGAGGAGCTACACGATCAGACCAAATCGCCCACGTTCGACTTGGTGGCGCATTCACAGGGCGGGTTGCTGTCCCTCGCTGTGGCATCCCGGCCGCGCGCTGGCCGGTTTGTGCACCATATAGTTGGGTTGGGCGCCGATTTTCGGGGTGTGCGCATGCCGTGGTCTGGTCGGCCTAGTGCCGACGCCGCGCTGCGAATCGTCGATGCCGTAGCCGGTCCCGCGTTCGCCCAACAGATCGTTGGCTCCCCGGAGTTGACCGCGGTGTTGCATCAAACGGCCACCTGCACGGTCCCCATCACGCAGATTGCTACGAAGTATGACCGGACTGTTCCTTTGGAAGCCGCGTTTGCACTTGCCGACGATAGCGAATGGACCGGTACTCCCGCGCATCCTGGGCCTCTGCGTTTGGTGTTGGTGCAGAAGTACTACCCCGATTTAGAGGTTGCCCACAACATGCTGGTGCGCAACCGCAAGGTCGCTGGATTGGTTAAGCATGCTCTGGAACATCCTCCGCAGCGGACGGCAGCTCGACAGTAA
- a CDS encoding lipase family alpha/beta hydrolase, translating to MTSKPRPYPIEDDDESDDEFALAPDWADPEFATGSSNSFADSNELDGTPPDDLTAEQAAGENADGTALSESDDPLLDKSERTWLTRLSNGVASTGRFIYDIPGNLGVTRPSMPQLRGAIPDPPLGARQVSHGYADDLWQARPTLDRPYPVVLIHGTISSKNVWQNLVLRLRNDGFVVFSPDYGVHGTQDIPTSAQDIGAYIEQVLSATGAEAVDIVGHSQGGLLARYWINELGGEDYVHHLISLGSPHQGTTLLGMLGNLLTSETTQRMAAATIRRVFGAAGMQQIIGSPVLETLAASPDTRPMIRYTNYATRNDSTVVPHENAFLSMEDSDLVKNVFVQDVGVGKCRHEELPSNPAVQELVHETLVQALRDDEGQEEEWDS from the coding sequence ATGACCTCCAAGCCGCGCCCCTACCCCATCGAAGATGACGATGAATCCGATGACGAATTCGCGCTAGCCCCTGATTGGGCGGATCCCGAATTCGCCACGGGTAGCTCCAACTCTTTCGCCGATTCCAATGAACTGGACGGCACACCACCCGATGACCTCACTGCTGAGCAGGCTGCAGGTGAAAATGCCGACGGCACTGCCCTGTCAGAATCCGACGACCCACTGCTCGACAAATCAGAGCGGACGTGGCTTACTCGTCTATCCAACGGCGTAGCTTCAACGGGGCGTTTCATCTACGACATTCCCGGCAACCTGGGTGTCACCCGCCCATCAATGCCACAACTACGTGGTGCCATCCCCGATCCCCCACTGGGCGCGCGCCAGGTCTCCCACGGTTACGCAGATGACCTTTGGCAAGCCCGGCCCACATTGGATCGGCCCTACCCGGTAGTGCTCATTCACGGCACCATCAGTTCTAAAAACGTGTGGCAAAACCTTGTTCTTCGCCTGCGCAACGATGGCTTTGTGGTGTTTAGCCCCGACTATGGAGTGCATGGAACGCAGGATATCCCCACCTCAGCGCAAGATATCGGCGCATACATCGAACAGGTCTTGTCAGCTACCGGCGCCGAGGCCGTTGATATTGTAGGGCATTCCCAAGGCGGGTTGCTGGCTCGGTATTGGATCAACGAATTAGGCGGGGAGGATTACGTCCACCACCTCATCAGTTTGGGCTCACCCCACCAAGGGACCACGCTTTTGGGAATGCTGGGGAACCTCCTGACCTCAGAGACCACGCAACGCATGGCCGCTGCGACCATTCGCCGTGTATTCGGCGCTGCCGGTATGCAACAAATCATCGGCTCCCCTGTGTTAGAAACACTCGCGGCCAGCCCCGATACCCGCCCAATGATTCGCTACACCAATTACGCCACCCGCAATGACTCGACGGTTGTCCCGCACGAGAATGCGTTTTTGTCCATGGAAGACTCGGACCTAGTGAAGAATGTTTTTGTGCAGGACGTGGGCGTCGGTAAATGTAGGCATGAAGAGTTGCCCAGCAATCCCGCCGTCCAAGAGTTAGTGCACGAGACGCTTGTGCAGGCACTACGGGATGATGAGGGGCAAGAAGAGGAGTGGGATTCGTGA
- a CDS encoding HIT family protein: MTSVFTKIINRELPGRFVYRDDKVVAFLTIEPVAYGHTLVVPVEEVDRWTDMDPALWAHCNEVAQKVGQAIIEAFKSPRAGYLIAGFEVPHAHIHVFPAADMSGYSLANVMKMDETDPAKMEAAADKIRAILGTTDLKEQPKD, from the coding sequence ATGACGAGCGTATTCACAAAGATCATCAATAGAGAACTACCCGGTCGTTTTGTTTACCGTGACGACAAGGTTGTGGCCTTCCTCACCATCGAGCCCGTCGCATACGGACATACCCTCGTGGTCCCAGTTGAAGAAGTCGATCGGTGGACCGATATGGATCCTGCCCTGTGGGCACACTGCAATGAGGTTGCGCAAAAAGTAGGCCAGGCGATTATCGAGGCTTTCAAGTCTCCACGCGCTGGATACCTCATTGCCGGTTTTGAGGTTCCCCACGCTCACATCCACGTTTTCCCCGCTGCCGACATGTCCGGCTACTCACTGGCGAACGTGATGAAAATGGATGAGACCGACCCGGCCAAGATGGAAGCTGCCGCCGACAAGATCCGCGCGATTCTGGGCACCACTGACCTCAAGGAACAGCCCAAGGACTAA
- the purD gene encoding phosphoribosylamine--glycine ligase, which produces MRILVIGNGAREHALAYSLSQDPSVDEVHVSPGNAGMAAVATLHPSGDAVELARDIQADLVVIGPEIPLVAGVADELRAAGFAVFGPSKQAAQIEGSKAFAKDVMARAGVATAQAQSVPVGASDADIDAALHNFGPMYVVKDDGLAGGKGVVVTDDRAAALAHIKAVHEGGNPVLLETFLDGPEVSLFCLVDGETVVPLLPAQDHKRVGENDEGPNTGGMGAYTPLPWLPEDGVQRIVDEVCRPVAKQMVEDGVPFNGLLYAGLAWGNNGPSVVEFNCRFGDPETQAVLELLKTPLGGVLDAVARGELESLPALEWKEGYALTVVLAAEGYPEAPKTGEVILGADAGSESKGIRAAGVAEKDGNLVSAGGRVINVIGSGATLEEARDQAYRVMDSVTLPGGHFRRDIALPAVEGRISVQ; this is translated from the coding sequence ATGCGCATTCTTGTGATCGGAAACGGTGCCCGCGAGCACGCCTTGGCTTATTCCTTGTCCCAGGACCCATCGGTGGATGAAGTCCACGTCAGCCCCGGCAACGCGGGTATGGCTGCTGTTGCTACTCTCCACCCCTCTGGTGATGCAGTTGAACTCGCCAGGGACATTCAGGCAGACCTCGTTGTCATCGGGCCGGAAATCCCATTGGTCGCCGGTGTTGCAGACGAATTGCGTGCGGCCGGTTTCGCCGTGTTTGGTCCGTCCAAGCAAGCTGCTCAAATCGAAGGCTCCAAGGCTTTCGCGAAGGATGTCATGGCGCGCGCCGGGGTTGCCACGGCGCAGGCCCAGTCGGTGCCGGTCGGCGCTTCGGATGCTGATATCGACGCCGCTTTGCACAACTTCGGCCCCATGTACGTGGTGAAAGATGATGGCCTCGCCGGTGGAAAGGGGGTGGTTGTTACTGATGACCGCGCTGCGGCTCTGGCTCACATTAAGGCTGTTCATGAGGGTGGAAATCCGGTCTTGTTGGAAACCTTCTTGGACGGCCCGGAGGTATCCCTGTTCTGCCTCGTCGACGGGGAAACCGTCGTTCCGCTGCTGCCCGCCCAAGACCACAAGCGTGTGGGGGAAAACGATGAGGGCCCCAACACCGGTGGCATGGGAGCGTACACTCCGCTGCCGTGGTTGCCCGAAGATGGTGTACAGCGCATCGTCGATGAGGTGTGCCGTCCAGTAGCCAAGCAAATGGTGGAGGATGGGGTTCCTTTCAACGGCTTGTTGTATGCCGGGTTGGCGTGGGGCAACAATGGCCCATCGGTAGTGGAATTCAATTGCCGTTTCGGTGACCCGGAAACCCAGGCGGTGCTGGAGCTGCTCAAGACTCCGCTCGGCGGGGTGCTGGACGCGGTAGCACGTGGTGAGCTGGAATCACTCCCCGCGCTGGAGTGGAAGGAAGGCTACGCTCTGACGGTCGTACTGGCTGCAGAAGGGTACCCGGAAGCACCAAAGACGGGCGAGGTTATTTTGGGGGCTGATGCCGGGAGCGAATCCAAGGGGATCCGGGCCGCTGGTGTGGCGGAAAAGGATGGGAACTTGGTTTCGGCAGGTGGTCGCGTGATCAATGTCATCGGCTCGGGCGCCACGCTCGAAGAAGCCCGCGACCAGGCCTACCGCGTGATGGATAGCGTGACCCTGCCAGGTGGGCACTTCCGCAGGGACATCGCCCTCCCCGCGGTCGAGGGGCGCATTTCGGTCCAATAG
- a CDS encoding Fpg/Nei family DNA glycosylase — translation MPEGHVIHRLARHLNQNFGGQVMRVSSPQGRFAVEAALIDGTQLCKARAWGKHLFLEFGSQRIVHIHLGLIGSFRIEPYQSDTPWGQVRLHLHRAIDDGGADAYPLSNTDRPAGSAKTQSTGTAGGAATLDNAAQSDNQAVAANLRGPQWCRLITEAEMDIEIGKLGADPLRPTDPVNLELKEEVFRRLTRSRRSISSLLMDQKFFAGVGNIYRAEVLFRLGINPETRGDVASERKEEIWEDLVELMAYGEQHGRIDTVRQEHSPEAMERAPRVDDHGGEVYVYRRAGQPCLVCGDGVQHAVVEGRNLFWCPTCQL, via the coding sequence ATGCCTGAAGGTCATGTGATTCACCGGCTCGCGCGGCACCTCAACCAAAACTTTGGGGGCCAGGTTATGAGGGTCAGTTCTCCCCAGGGGCGTTTCGCCGTCGAGGCGGCTCTGATCGATGGGACTCAGCTATGCAAAGCACGTGCGTGGGGGAAGCACTTGTTTTTGGAATTTGGTTCCCAACGTATCGTGCACATCCATTTAGGTTTGATTGGATCGTTTCGGATCGAGCCTTACCAATCGGATACGCCGTGGGGACAAGTTCGTTTGCATTTGCACCGGGCGATAGATGACGGGGGAGCGGATGCCTACCCGCTGAGCAACACAGATAGGCCGGCCGGCTCGGCGAAAACGCAAAGCACAGGCACCGCAGGTGGCGCAGCCACGCTTGATAACGCGGCCCAGTCAGACAATCAGGCCGTAGCTGCTAATCTACGGGGCCCGCAGTGGTGCCGGTTGATTACCGAGGCCGAGATGGACATAGAGATCGGCAAGTTAGGGGCGGATCCCCTGCGGCCCACCGATCCTGTGAACCTTGAACTAAAAGAAGAAGTATTTCGGCGGTTGACGCGCAGTCGCCGATCGATTTCAAGTTTGTTAATGGACCAGAAGTTCTTTGCCGGGGTAGGCAATATCTACCGCGCCGAAGTGCTCTTTCGTTTAGGGATCAATCCCGAGACGCGGGGCGACGTGGCGTCGGAAAGAAAAGAAGAAATCTGGGAAGACCTGGTGGAGCTCATGGCCTACGGTGAGCAGCACGGACGCATCGACACAGTGAGGCAAGAGCATAGCCCTGAGGCGATGGAAAGAGCGCCGCGGGTAGATGACCACGGAGGAGAGGTGTACGTGTACCGCCGGGCTGGGCAACCGTGCTTGGTGTGTGGGGATGGCGTGCAACATGCGGTGGTGGAAGGGCGGAATCTCTTCTGGTGTCCCACGTGCCAGCTATGA